The Paracoccus sp. MA genome contains a region encoding:
- a CDS encoding alpha/beta fold hydrolase: MTLRFYRAEDGARLAYRDAGEGLPVLALPGLTRTGRDFDYVAPHLAGLRLIRPDYRGRGASDWTGADSYTIPQEARDVLALLDHLGIDRAAILGTSRGGLIGMVLAATAPDRVLGLCLNDVGPALQRGGLAKICDYIGRNPAGTSLADLAQRLPAAMPGFANVPPSRWLEEAERHYVETPEGLRINYDPALRDAFLAAFGGPEVDLWPLFDAAAKLPLALIRGANSELLSHDTAAEMQRRRPDMILADVPDRGHIPYLDEPEAVAAINAWLARMG; encoded by the coding sequence ATGACCCTTCGATTCTACCGGGCGGAGGATGGCGCGCGGCTGGCCTATCGCGACGCGGGCGAGGGCCTGCCGGTTCTGGCGCTGCCCGGCCTGACCCGCACGGGGCGGGATTTCGACTATGTGGCGCCGCATCTGGCCGGCCTGCGGCTGATCCGGCCGGATTATCGCGGCCGCGGCGCGTCGGACTGGACCGGCGCGGACAGCTACACCATCCCGCAGGAGGCCAGGGACGTTCTGGCGCTGCTGGACCATCTGGGGATCGACCGGGCGGCGATCCTGGGCACCTCTCGCGGCGGCCTCATCGGCATGGTTCTGGCGGCGACGGCGCCGGACCGGGTGCTGGGCCTGTGCCTCAACGACGTGGGGCCGGCCCTGCAGCGTGGCGGACTTGCGAAGATCTGCGACTATATCGGACGCAATCCCGCCGGCACCAGCCTGGCCGATCTGGCGCAGCGCCTGCCCGCCGCCATGCCCGGCTTTGCCAATGTGCCGCCCTCCCGCTGGCTGGAAGAGGCCGAGCGGCATTATGTCGAAACGCCCGAGGGTCTGCGCATCAATTACGATCCGGCGCTGCGCGATGCGTTTCTCGCGGCCTTCGGCGGGCCCGAGGTCGATCTGTGGCCGCTTTTCGACGCGGCAGCGAAGCTGCCTCTGGCGCTGATCCGCGGGGCCAATTCCGAGCTGCTCTCGCATGACACCGCGGCCGAGATGCAGCGCAGGCGGCCCGACATGATCCTGGCCGACGTGCCGGATCGCGGCCATATCCCCTATCTCGACGAACCCGAAGCCGTGGCGGCGATCAACGCCTGGCTGGCCCGGATGGGCTGA
- the putA gene encoding bifunctional proline dehydrogenase/L-glutamate gamma-semialdehyde dehydrogenase PutA, translated as MTRVNPIGLSDVFSAQAKFADEAELLNRLVAQAGLGAGQRAAITRRAADLVRRIRDEAKPTMMEHFLAEYGLSTREGVALMCLAEAMLRVPDRMTIDALIEDKIAPSDWGRHLGEASSSLVNASTWALMLTGKVLDDDQAGIAGTLRRAVRRLGEPVIRTAVGRAMKEMGRQFVLGQTIEAALERAAKREAQGFTYSYDMLGEAAMTGADAARYDRAYSDAIAAIAKACTRGSVEENPGISIKLSALHPRYEVAQEARVMTELVPVVLKLARQAKAAGMGMNIDAEEQDRLVLSLKVIEAVLADPSLAGWDGFGVVVQAYGKRAGQVIDWLYETATRLDRRIMVRLVKGAYWDTEIKRAQVEGFPGFPLFTSKVATDVSYIANARKLIGYADRIYPQFATHNAHTVAAILEMAGDIRFEFQRLHGMGERLHDIVLRDHNARCRIYAPVGAHRDLLAYLVRRLLENGANSSFVHQIVDEAVSPEEVARDPFEALAEARPPRSLVAPDALFGASRRNSTGFDLTDEEMLARIYAARDVAIPDAMPLTVSEPTGKMQDVVNPATGEKIARVMMVDAETAARAIDDARIWDAPAAERAAVLRRAADLYEDHYGPIFGILGREAGKSLADAVAELREAVDFLRYYAAEGENCSDAPRGIVGAISPWNFPLAIFTGQIAAALMAGNAVIAKPAEPTPIIAAYAIGLLHQAGVPKTALQLLPGRGSVVGTAMTSDPRVAGLVFTGSTETAQTIARTMAANLAPGTPLIAETGGLNAMIVDSTALPEQAVRDIVNSAFRSAGQRCSALRCLYVQEDVAPHLIQMIKGAMDELRVGDPWDLTTDVGPVIDPGAQKEIADYIAANANRVLHKLAVPSRGYFIPPTLLKVSGINDLEREIFGPVLHVATFRGDQLDQVIAEINARGFGLTFGLHTRIDSRVQEVSDAIHVGNIYVNRNQIGAVVGSQPFGGEGLSGTGPKAGGPRYVPRFFAPAAPSVSAGAWQGQADEARLRGALAGAAPKKIEERLMPGPTGELNRLTAHSRPPVLCLGPGAEAVAAQVAAVEALGGQAVGADGALPPEALTRLPQLSAVLWWGDEAQGRAYAEALAAREGEIVQLVTAMPDLTHVAHERHLCVDTTAAGGNAALLAG; from the coding sequence ATGACTCGTGTCAACCCCATCGGGCTTTCGGACGTGTTTTCCGCCCAGGCGAAATTCGCCGACGAGGCGGAACTGCTGAACCGGCTGGTCGCGCAGGCGGGGCTGGGCGCCGGCCAGCGGGCCGCGATCACGCGCCGGGCCGCCGATCTGGTGCGCCGCATCCGTGACGAGGCGAAGCCCACGATGATGGAGCATTTCCTGGCCGAATACGGGCTGTCCACGCGCGAGGGCGTGGCGCTGATGTGCCTGGCCGAGGCGATGCTGCGTGTCCCCGACCGGATGACCATCGATGCGCTGATCGAGGACAAGATCGCGCCTTCGGACTGGGGCAGGCATCTGGGCGAGGCGTCCTCGTCGCTGGTCAATGCCTCGACCTGGGCCCTGATGCTGACCGGCAAGGTGCTGGACGACGACCAGGCCGGGATCGCCGGCACTCTGCGCCGCGCGGTGCGGCGGCTGGGCGAGCCGGTGATCCGCACCGCCGTCGGCCGGGCGATGAAGGAGATGGGCCGGCAATTCGTGCTGGGCCAGACCATCGAGGCGGCGCTGGAACGCGCCGCGAAACGCGAGGCGCAGGGCTTCACCTACAGCTATGACATGCTGGGCGAGGCGGCGATGACCGGGGCCGACGCCGCGCGCTACGACCGCGCCTATTCCGACGCCATCGCGGCGATTGCGAAAGCCTGCACCAGGGGCTCGGTCGAGGAGAACCCCGGCATCTCGATCAAGCTGTCCGCCCTGCATCCGCGCTATGAGGTGGCGCAGGAGGCCCGGGTGATGACCGAGCTGGTGCCAGTGGTGCTGAAGCTGGCGCGGCAGGCCAAGGCCGCCGGCATGGGCATGAACATCGACGCCGAGGAACAGGACCGGCTGGTGCTGTCCTTGAAGGTGATCGAGGCGGTGCTGGCCGATCCCTCGCTGGCCGGCTGGGACGGGTTCGGCGTCGTGGTGCAGGCCTATGGCAAGCGCGCCGGGCAGGTGATCGACTGGCTTTATGAAACCGCCACGCGGCTGGACCGGCGCATCATGGTGCGGCTGGTCAAGGGCGCCTATTGGGACACCGAGATCAAGCGGGCGCAGGTCGAGGGCTTCCCCGGCTTTCCGCTGTTCACCAGCAAGGTGGCCACCGATGTCAGCTATATCGCCAATGCCCGCAAGCTGATCGGCTATGCCGACCGCATCTATCCGCAATTCGCCACCCATAACGCCCATACCGTCGCGGCGATCCTGGAGATGGCGGGCGATATCCGCTTCGAGTTCCAGCGCCTGCACGGCATGGGCGAGCGGCTGCACGACATCGTGCTGCGCGACCACAACGCCCGCTGCCGCATCTATGCGCCCGTCGGCGCGCATCGCGACCTGCTGGCCTATCTGGTGCGCCGCCTGCTGGAGAACGGCGCCAATTCCAGCTTCGTGCACCAGATCGTGGATGAGGCGGTCTCGCCGGAAGAAGTCGCCCGCGACCCGTTCGAGGCGCTGGCCGAGGCCCGTCCGCCGCGGTCGCTGGTGGCGCCCGATGCGCTGTTCGGGGCCTCGCGCCGGAACTCGACCGGCTTCGACCTGACCGACGAGGAAATGCTGGCCCGTATCTATGCCGCCCGCGACGTGGCAATCCCGGATGCGATGCCGCTGACCGTCTCGGAACCCACGGGCAAGATGCAGGATGTCGTCAACCCGGCGACGGGGGAAAAGATCGCCCGGGTGATGATGGTCGATGCCGAGACCGCCGCCCGCGCCATCGACGATGCGCGCATCTGGGACGCGCCGGCGGCGGAACGCGCCGCGGTGCTGCGCCGCGCCGCCGATCTTTACGAAGACCATTACGGCCCGATTTTCGGCATTCTCGGCCGCGAGGCCGGCAAGTCGCTGGCCGATGCGGTGGCCGAACTGCGCGAGGCGGTGGACTTCCTGCGCTATTACGCTGCCGAGGGCGAGAATTGCTCCGATGCCCCGCGCGGCATCGTCGGCGCGATCAGCCCGTGGAACTTCCCGCTGGCGATCTTCACCGGCCAGATCGCGGCGGCGCTGATGGCCGGCAATGCGGTGATCGCCAAGCCGGCCGAGCCGACGCCGATCATTGCCGCCTATGCCATCGGCCTGCTGCATCAGGCGGGCGTTCCCAAAACCGCGCTGCAACTGCTGCCCGGCCGCGGCAGCGTGGTCGGCACCGCGATGACCTCGGACCCGCGCGTCGCGGGGCTGGTCTTTACCGGCTCGACCGAGACCGCGCAGACCATCGCCCGCACCATGGCCGCGAACCTGGCGCCCGGCACGCCGCTGATTGCCGAGACCGGCGGGCTGAACGCGATGATCGTGGACAGTACCGCGCTACCGGAACAGGCGGTGCGCGACATCGTGAACTCGGCCTTCCGCTCGGCCGGCCAGCGCTGTTCTGCGCTGCGCTGCCTTTATGTGCAGGAGGACGTGGCGCCGCATCTGATCCAGATGATCAAGGGCGCCATGGACGAGCTGCGCGTCGGCGACCCCTGGGATCTGACCACCGATGTCGGCCCGGTGATCGACCCCGGCGCGCAAAAGGAAATCGCCGATTACATCGCCGCCAATGCAAACCGCGTGCTGCACAAGCTGGCGGTGCCGTCGCGGGGCTATTTCATCCCGCCCACCCTGCTGAAGGTCTCGGGCATCAATGACCTGGAACGCGAGATCTTCGGCCCCGTCCTCCATGTCGCGACCTTCAGGGGCGACCAGCTGGACCAGGTGATCGCCGAGATCAACGCCCGCGGCTTCGGCCTGACCTTCGGGCTGCACACCCGCATCGACTCGCGCGTGCAAGAGGTCTCGGACGCCATCCATGTCGGCAATATCTACGTCAATCGCAACCAGATCGGCGCCGTGGTGGGCAGCCAGCCCTTCGGCGGCGAGGGGCTGTCGGGCACCGGGCCCAAGGCCGGCGGGCCGCGCTATGTGCCGCGCTTCTTCGCGCCCGCCGCACCTTCGGTTTCCGCAGGGGCATGGCAGGGCCAGGCCGACGAGGCCCGGCTGCGCGGCGCGCTGGCCGGCGCGGCCCCGAAGAAGATCGAGGAGCGCCTGATGCCCGGCCCGACCGGAGAGCTGAACCGCCTGACCGCGCATAGCCGCCCGCCGGTGCTGTGCCTCGGACCCGGGGCCGAGGCCGTGGCGGCGCAGGTGGCGGCGGTCGAGGCGCTTGGCGGGCAGGCCGTCGGTGCCGATGGCGCACTGCCGCCCGAGGCGCTGACCCGGCTGCCGCAGCTTTCCGCCGTGCTCTGGTGGGGCGACGAGGCACAGGGCCGCGCCTATGCCGAGGCCCTTGCCGCGCGCGAGGGCGAGATCGTGCAGTTGGTCACCGCCATGCCCGACCTGACCCATGTCGCGCATGAGCGCCACCTTTGCGTCGACACCACCGCAGCAGGGGGCAACGCCGCATTGCTGGCAGGGTGA
- a CDS encoding Lrp/AsnC family transcriptional regulator, with amino-acid sequence MDLNLDAQDRKILAELTENARIPIAELARRVGLSKTPVAQRIKHLEEIGLITGYRAILSPLKLGLTHVTYVEVSMNDTREHALQQFNAAVRAIPEVEECYMIAGSCDYLMKVRSRDMADFRRILAEKISVLPHVSNTSSHVSMEAVVEQNWTAL; translated from the coding sequence ATGGACCTGAACCTGGACGCGCAGGACCGCAAGATCCTGGCGGAACTGACCGAGAATGCCCGAATCCCGATCGCCGAGCTGGCGCGGCGGGTCGGGCTCTCCAAGACCCCGGTGGCGCAGCGCATCAAGCATCTGGAAGAGATCGGGCTGATCACCGGCTATCGCGCCATCCTGTCGCCCCTGAAGCTGGGCCTGACCCATGTGACCTATGTCGAGGTCAGCATGAACGACACCCGCGAACATGCGCTGCAGCAGTTCAACGCCGCCGTCCGGGCCATCCCCGAGGTCGAGGAATGCTACATGATCGCCGGCAGCTGCGACTATCTGATGAAGGTCCGCTCGCGCGACATGGCCGATTTCCGCCGCATCCTGGCCGAGAAGATCTCGGTCCTGCCTCATGTCAGCAACACCTCCAGCCATGTCTCGATGGAGGCGGTGGTCGAGCAGAACTGGACCGCCCTCTAG